A genomic region of Trifolium pratense cultivar HEN17-A07 linkage group LG3, ARS_RC_1.1, whole genome shotgun sequence contains the following coding sequences:
- the LOC123913403 gene encoding uncharacterized protein LOC123913403 yields MSGKVVTKIRIVKCPKCRNLLPEPQGYDVYKCGGCGTDLKAKKQSMAVNSDSSIQEINAAPGSTSDLVSGGKQRSGRKHQVPLRKDILKDKATASSECYLDGNGEDSGGQLIPFKFTDEEELEGELDIPKLSLRRRRVSNKGGSNKITHCEIEDISSNGDFSLERSKDESIYSSDDDGDDDRSVLIGDRPEMEIAESNLKRAEELNEGNLSLEGANDELISGSDEEDANKEKSVTAGENPEVEIIGSALEGAEDMNNGNLPLEEVNSGMDREDVNNDKSALVGENLVGENLPLEGAAIEGAKSEIDTTEGTTTKNPNTENVDTLGTRDHSSELSAVLGKGKLSKSATTGSSYAYDDGLSSHDGMNEHYPVKHLDSLKTTDTVDEGRNKKGKGLANSSLYGDLGTQHQSHMPHDKNHDMKESRRNQIKVLDNTTHGNSRLMKTKRDHEFPSRIPFQRSGYQSHNESGRPRNGMHDQSSSFLLRDSRADTDQEKMKLLRMIHKLQDQLDQSRVSEETNRRLSKGVSYKGNHGHAYQYHSHDLHEGRFSHALDHARCNGRCNHGIISHQRHQYSRIPYSAEVTSCAHRVDHCCYHCCSHVSADLSPRVHFQHDNLYRSYQGQDHCSSSPRHFTASKLPLYSSETNSDDQSYRATAVRKYLREKQNLAKRHHRPIAGGAPFITCHKCSNLLQLPADFLLYKRVCHKLKCGECSEVLKFSLKNGSHVVPFSSNTIGLPSRELHHQSEVISSNNLPSKTRVNYYHYSPAKPISYYDDHGLSVSQSFSSEVDPVFLPQQFHSLNGGEYVNPNVSPSSTVKAKIVASRYFSAIAAPTETDESTEFSSNMSETRKLSAEKEARSSLKNTLHKLMGYSTPSKLIRGTSSRSSYSIQEMI; encoded by the exons ATGTCTGGTAAAGTAGTTACCAAAATTCGGATAGTTAAATGTCCGAAATGTCGGAACCTTCTTCCAGAGCCTCAAGGATATGATGTGTACAAGTGTGGTGGATGTGGCACTGACCTTAAAG CTAAGAAACAAAGTATGGCTGTGAACTCAGATTCCAGTATACAAGAAATCAATGCAGCTCCTGGAAGCACATCAGATCTTGTTTCTGGAGGTAAACAACGTAGCGGAAGAAAGCATCAAGTTCCTCTTCGGAAAGATATTTTGAAGGATAAAGCAACTGCTTCAAGCGAATGTTATTTGGATGGAAACGGTGAGGACAGTGGCGGTCAGTTAATACCTTTCAAGTTCACAGACGAAGAAGAACTGGAAGGTGAGTTGGATATCCCTAAATTGTCACTCAGAAGGCGTAGAGTATCGAACAAAGGTGGTTCAAATAAGATCACTCACTGTGAGATTGAGGATATAAGTAGTAATGGAGACTTTTCATTAGAAAGATCAAAAGATGAGTCGATTTATTCATCTGATGATGATGGCGATGATGACAGATCAGTTCTGATAGGTGACAGACCTGAAATGGAAATTGCTGAAAGTAATTTAAAACGAGCAGAAGAGTTGAATGAAGGAAACTTGTCGCTAGAGGGTGCAAATGACGAGTTAATTTCTGGATCAGATGAAGAAGATGCCAACAAAGAGAAGTCAGTTACAGCAGGTGAAAACCCTGAAGTGGAAATTATTGGAAGTGCTTTAGAAGGAGCAGAAGACATGAATAATGGCAACTTGCCGCTAGAGGAGGTTAATTCTGGAATGGATAGAGAAGATGTCAATAATGATAAATCAGCTCTAGTTGGGGAAAACCTTGTAGGGGAAAATTTGCCACTAGAGGGAGCAGCTATAGAGGGTGCGAAATCCGAAATAGACACTACAGAAGGTACTACTACAAAAAATCCAAACACTGAGAATGTAGATACATTAGGTACCAGAGATCATAGTTCAGAGCTTAGTGCTGTTCTTGGAAAAGGCAAACTGTCTAAATCTGCAACAACCGGAAGCTCTTATGCTTATGATGACGGCCTTTCTTCACATGATGGAATGAATGAGCATTACCCTGTCAAACATTTAGATTCTTTGAAAACCACCGACACTGTTGATGAAGGAAGGAACAAAAAGGGTAAAGGCCTTGCTAATAGCTCCTTGTATGGTGATCTTGGAACACAACATCAATCACATATGCCACACGATAAGAATCATGACATGAAAGAGAGCAGAAGGAATCAAATCAAGGTGTTGGACAATACAACCCATGGTAATTCACGTTTGATGAAAACAAAGAGAGATCATGAGTTTCCGTCGAGAATTCCTTTCCAAAGAAGTGGTTACCAATCACACAATGAAAGTGGAAGGCCAAGAAATGGAATGCATGATCAGAGTTCAAGCTTTCTTTTGCGTGACTCCCGTGCGGACACTGACCAAGAGAAGATGAAACTGTTGAGAATGATTCATAAGTTGCAGGACCAACTTGACCAGTCTCGCGTGAGTGAGGAAACAAATAGAAGATTGTCCAAAGGTGTATCTTACAAGGGAAACCATGGTCATGCATACCAATACCATAGTCATGACCTTCATGAGGGAAGGTTTTCTCACGCGCTTGATCACGCTAGGTGTAATGGTAGATGTAATCATGGAATCATATCACACCAAAGGCATCAATACTCACGGATACCTTATTCAGCTGAGGTAACAAGTTGTGCACACCGTGTTGATCATTGTTGTTACCATTGTTGTTCCCATGTCTCAGCAGATTTGTCTCCACGTGTTCATTTCCAACACGACAATTTATACAGATCCTATCAAGGACAAGACCATTGCTCTTCAAGTCCACGGCACTTCACAGCCTCTAAACTCCCATTATATAGCAGTGAAACAAATTCTGATGATCAGAGTTATCGGGCTACTGCGGTGAGGAAATATTTAAGGGAGAAACAGAACTTGGCTAAGCGACATCACAGGCCAATAGCAGGTGGAGCTCCTTTCATCACTTGTCATAAATGTTCAAACCTGCTTCAACTACCTGCAGATTTTCTCCTTTATAAAAGGGTGTGTCATAAGCTGAAATGTGGTGAATGTTCAGAGGTACTCAAGTTTTCACTCAAGAATGGAAGTCATGTAGTACCTTTTTCATCAAATACTATAGGTCTTCCATCTCGCGAGCTTCACCATCAAAGCGAGGTGATTAGCAGCAACAATCTACCATCAAAAACCCGTGTCAACTATTACCATTACTCACCTGCAAAACCCATTTCATATTATGATGATCATGGCCTTTCTGTATCTCAAAGTTTCTCCTCAGAAGTAGATCCTGTTTTTCTTCCACAACAATTTCATTCCTTGAATGGTGGTGAATATGTTAATCCAAACGTTTCTCCTAGCTCAACAGTTAAGGCGAAAATTGTTGCTTCAAGATATTTTAGTGCAATCGCGGCTCCAACGGAGACAGATGAATCGACTGAATTTTCCTCCAATATGTCTGAAACCAGGAAATTGTCTGCAGAAAAGGAGGCAAGGTCGTCACTAAAAAATACTCTTCATAAGCTGATGGGCTATTCTACACCAAGTAAATTGATAAGAGGGACATCTTCAAGGAGCTCATACTCAATTCAGGAAATGATCTGA
- the LOC123913404 gene encoding probable RNA-binding protein EIF1AD, with translation MGGGRKNLKRATEEKHVTLQDGQCIMQVVSLRGSNLIEVMDASGEKSLALFPAKFQKSMWIKRGNFVVVDESGKKEALESGSKVGCIVVQVLVYAQVRTLQKSAEWPEIFKHDLNERATVQQENETDASDDDDDGLPPLEANTNRIRPFEPTVDEDLESDSDNDDYFVGSNSSTNTI, from the exons ATGGGAGGAGGAAGGAAGAATTTGAAAAGGGCAACTGAGGAAAAACATGTAACCCTTCAAGATGGGCAATGTATCATGCAGGTTGTGTCTCTTCGCGGCTCCAATCTCATTGAG GTTATGGATGCAAGTGGCGAGAAATCACTAGCTCTATTTCCTGCTAAATTTCAGAAAAGCATGTGGATAAAACGAG GAAACTTTGTTGTAGTTGATGAAAGTGGAAAGAAAGAGGCTCTTGAATCAGGAAGCAAGGTTGGATGTATTGTTGTTCAAGTTCTTGTCTATGCACAAGTCCGAACATTACAGAAATCTGCAGAATG GcctgaaatttttaaacatgatTTAAATGAGAGAGCCACCGTGCAACAAGAGAATGAGACGGACGcgagtgatgatgatgatgatggactACCTCCATTAGAAGCCAATACAAACAGGATAAGACCTTTTGAGCCGACTGTCGATGAAGATTTAGAATCTGATTCGGACAATGATGATTATTTTGTTGGCTCCAATAGTTCAACGAACACTATATAA